The following are from one region of the Centroberyx gerrardi isolate f3 chromosome 16, fCenGer3.hap1.cur.20231027, whole genome shotgun sequence genome:
- the LOC139913986 gene encoding arylsulfatase I has protein sequence MATPALTGFSVMSLLSLGYITWDWMSPNQVENDSVPSFGDRSPVPQPPHIIFIMTDDQGFNDIGYHNSDIKTPTLDKLAADGVKLENYYIQPICTPSRSQLITGRYQIHTGLQHSIIRPRQPNCLPFDQVTLPQRLQEMGYSTHMVGKWHLGFYKKECLPTRRGFDTYFGSLTGSVNYYTYDSCDGPGLCGFDLHEGEAVAWGQAGKYSTHLYTQRVRKILATHDPQAQPLFIYLSFQAVHTPLQSPREYIYPYRGLGNVARRKYAAMVSAVDEAVRNVTYALRKYGYYQNSVVIFSTDNGGQPLSGGSNWPLRGRKGTYWEGGVRGLGFVHSPLLRKKRRVSKALVHITDWYPTLVGLAGGNASLTEGVDGYDVWGAISEGKESPRLEILHNIDPLYNPARSGSLQRGYGIWNTAVQASIRAGDWKLLTGDPGYGDWTPPQMLPGFPGGWWNLERHVEPQKSVWLFNISGDPYERFDLAEQRPDVVKELLARLAYYNRTAVPVRYPSEDPRAHPDLNGGAWVPWVGDEEEDRWDSVYLKKNKDRKKKLKLSKTRSFFRRLNTRIMSNRI, from the exons ATGGCAACGCCAGCTCTAACCGGTTTCTCTGTGATGAGTCTGCTCAGCCTCGGTTACATTACGTGGGACTGGATGAGCCCGAATCAGGTGGAGAACGACTCCGTCCCGTCCTTTGGAGACCGGTCGCCGGTACCGCAGCCTCCtcacatcatattcatcatgaCAGACGACCAGGGATTCAACGACATCGGTTATCACAACTCTGACATCAAGACACCGACGTTGGATAAACTGGCCGCGGATGGAGTGAAGCTGGAGAATTATTACATCCAGCCCATCTGCACCCCGTCCCGCAGTCAACTCATCACCGGCAG GTACCAAATCCACACGGGCCTGCAGCACTCTATCATCCGGCCCCGCCAGCCCAACTGCCTGCCCTTCGACCAGGTCACCCTTCCCCAGAGACTGCAGGAGATGGGCTACTCCACCCACATGGTCGGCAAGTGGCACCTGGGCTTCTACAAGAAGGAGTGCCTGCCCACTCGCCGGGGCTTCGACACCTACTTCGGCTCCTTGACGGGCAGCGTGAACTACTACACCTACGACTCCTGCGATGGCCCCGGCCTGTGCGGCTTCGACCTCCACGAGGGCGAGGCGGTGGCCTGGGGTCAGGCGGGCAAATACTCCACCCATCTGTACACCCAGAGGGTCCGCAAGATCCTGGCGACCCACGACCCTCAGGCCCAGCCGCTGTTCATCTACCTCTCCTTCCAGGCGGTGCACACACCCCTGCAGTCCCCACGCGAGTACATCTACCCGTACCGCGGGCTGGGCAACGTGGCGCGCAGGAAGTACGCCGCCATGGTCTCAGCGGTAGACGAGGCGGTGCGCAACGTGACCTACGCCCTCCGCAAGTACGGCTACTACCAGAACAGCGTCGTCATCTTCTCCACAGACAACGGCGGCCAGCCTTTGTCCGGCGGCAGCAACTGGCCGCTGAGAGGACGCAAGGGCACCTACTGGGAGGGCGGCGTCAGGGGGCTGGGGTTCGTCCACAGCCCCCtgctgaggaagaagaggagggtgagCAAAGCCCTGGTGCACATCACTGACTGGTACCCCACACTGGTGGGACTAGCAGGCGGCAATGCATCTCTGACGGAAGGCGTGGATGGGTACGATGTGTGGGGGGCCATCAGCGAGGGGAAGGAGTCGCCCCGGTTGGAGATCCTCCACAACATCGACCCTCTCTACAACCCGGCCCGCAGCggctccctgcagagaggaTACGGGATCTGGAACACCGCCGTCCAGGCCTCCATACGAGCTGGAGACTGGAAACTCCTGACTGGAGACCCCGGCTACGGAGACTGGACCCCACCGCAGATGCTTCCCGGTTTCCCGGGCGGCTGGTGGAACCTGGAGCGGCACGTCGAGCCCCAGAAGTCCGTGTGGCTCTTCAATATCTCCGGAGACCCCTACGAACGTTTTGACCTGGCTGAGCAGAGACCCGATGTGGTCAAAGAGCTGTTGGCCAGACTGGCGTACTACAACCGCACGGCGGTGCCAGTACGGTACCCGTCGGAGGACCCCCGGGCTCACCCGGACCTGAACGGAGGGGCCTGGGTCCCCTGGGtgggagacgaggaggaggacaggtggGACAGTGTCTACCTCAAAAAGAACAAGGACAGGAAGAAGAAGCTTAAGCTGTCCAAAACCAGATCTTTTTTCAGGAGACTCAACACTAGGATCATGTCCAACAGGATATAG
- the LOC144542412 gene encoding uncharacterized protein LOC144542412, with translation MEHVLVLLVMLAGVTHAVFPAAETNCNATQNTSACSVALGGSVYIQLMANASGHQLRCKKELPSGSTNVFSLKKDKVVIQEAWRNRTEFFISNGTFKLSNVEKADSGQYTVEVFHPNGVLLETKHVKLDVQENTFPIVIPVSVVGLLLIVMAVTCCICINRRCRKRYPALRCVETSCDGRQDTTQCYGALGGTVGIQLITEATNLTFDWLKNQTFKILSVRNNIVRVNKLKNRSSLTLSNGTFRISNLSYTDSAEYSLKIFNLDGRETENRELNMSIQAPVSTPQLDDECLPQGEVKVSCSSEAGDSHQYSWTLDGQTLPDTVLRFPDSTTNTITLRPGLTGQLDCLVKNNINNATASKNISICKGFTWDNCTLSNGTRVERVVREVDAQCPNLTTAATTTQETSSEATTTGKETGTTESAVRSSTHIISSNHTSAVKPTDQPWYIRHILPIAGSLSVMVVLLVVVVGVRCVLMKKKKKEGTRKEQESEDAQDVTYADVRIMQRQAKPRQEKAHMEVEYGQVKVSGRRRQPAEPTEDDCVYAKVVKR, from the exons ATGGAACACGTGCTTGTGCTGCTAGTGATGCTAGCTGGAGTGACTCATG CTGTCTTTCCAGCTGCTGAGACCAACTGCAATGCCACCCAGAACACATCCGCATGCTCTGTTGCTCTCGGTGGATCTGTGTACATCCAACTGATGGCCAACGCCAGCGGTCATCAGCTGCGGTGCAAGAAGGAGCTTCCCAGTGGATCCACGAATGTGTTCTCTCTGAAGAAAGACAAGGTGGTGATACAGGAGGCCTggagaaacagaacagagttctTCATCAGTAACGGGACATTTAAGCTCAGCAACGTGGAGAAGGCTGATTCAGGTCAATACACCGTCGAGGTCTTCCATCCGAACGGGGTCCTTTTGGAAACCAAACATGTCAAACTGGATGTTCAAG AAAACACTTTTCCCATCGTGATCCCAGTGTCAGTGGTGGGTCTGCTGCTGATAGTGATGGCAGTAACTTGTTGTATTTGCATAAACAGGAGGTGTCGAAAACGATA TCCAGCACTGAGAT GTGTGGAAACCTCCTGTGATGGGAGACAGGACACAACTCAGTGTTATGGCGCTCTGGGAGGAACTGTGGGTATTCAGCTGATTACTGAAGCCACAAACCTCACTTTCGATTGGCttaaaaatcaaacattcaAAATTCTCTCTGTGAGAAACAATATTGTTCGGGTTAATAAGTTAAAAAACAGATCCTCCCTTACTCTCAGTAATGGAACATTTAGGATAAGTAACCTCAGCTACACTGACAGTGCTGAATATTCCCTTAAAATCTTCAATTTAGATGGACGGGAAACAGAAAACCGAGAACTAAACATGTCCATACAAG CGCCTGTGTCCACTCCCCAGCTGGACGATGAGTGTCTGCCCCAGGGAGAGGTGAAGGTGTCCTGCTCCTCTGAGGCGGGGGACAGTCATCAGTACAGCTGGACTCTGGACGGACAAACACTGCCGGACACCGTGCTCCGCTTTCCTGATAGCACAACAAACACCATCACTCTGAGACCAGGCCTGACGGGACAGCTTGACTGCTTGGTCAAGAATAACATCAATAATGCCACTGCAAGCAAGAACATATCAATCTGTAAAG GCTTCACGTGGGATAACTGCACCTTATCCAATGGGACACGGGTAGAGCGGGTGGTGCGTGAAGTCGATGCCCAGTGTCCTAATTTAACAACAGCTGCAACCACGACCCAAGAAACTTCAAGTGAGGCCACCACCACGGGTAAGGAGACTGGCACGACAGAGTCCGCCGTTAGATCCTCCACTCACATCATATCCTCCAATCACACCTCGGCCGTCAAACCCACAGACCAACCATGGTACATTA GACACATCCTGCCCATCGCTGGCTCTCTGTCGGTGATGGTCGTTCTCTTAGTGGTTGTGGTGGGAGTCCGCTGTGTTCtgatgaaaaagaagaagaaggaaggaacaaGGAAGGAACAAG AGAGCGAAGACGCCCAGGACGTGACCTACGCTGACGTCCGGATCATGCAGCGTCAGGCGAAGCCGCGGCAGGAAAAGGCCCACATGGAG GTGGAGTACGGCCAGGTGAAGGTGTCGGGGAGGCGCAGGCAGCCCGCCGAACCGACTGAGGACGACTGCGTGTACGCCAAGGTGGTGAAGAGATAA